Sequence from the Rhizobium sp. TH2 genome:
ACCGTCGAGGATTATCTCGCCGAGCTTGCGCCCACCAGGCGCGAAGCCCTCGAACGCGTCCGCGCCATCATTCTCGAAAACCTGCCCGAGGGATACGAGGAATCGATGAACTGGGGCATGATCGTCTACGAGGTGCCGCTCGCGATCCAGCCGAAGACCTATAACGGCCAGCCCTTGATGCTGGCGGCTTTGGCCAGCCAGAAAAACCATATGGCGGTCTATCTCTGCGGCCTCTATTGCGGTGTCCCCGGCGTCAAGGAGAGTTTCGAGCGGCGCTATCGCGAAAACGAGCTCAAGCTTGACATGGGTGCCGCCTGCGTCCGGTTCAAATCCCTCGACAAGCTCGATCTCGACGCGGTGGCGGAGGCGATACGTTCCGTACCGGTGACCGATTTCGTCAAGGCGTCGGCTCGGAAGCGCGGAACCTGACGCGTTCCACAATCGCCAATACGGGAAATTCGGTGTAGGGTTGAACCGGGACATTGGCGGCGACCGCAAGAGGAGCAAGATCCATGGTCGATACGATCCTTGTCGGTGTTCAGCAGTTCACCA
This genomic interval carries:
- a CDS encoding DUF1801 domain-containing protein, with the translated sequence MRSTSTTVEDYLAELAPTRREALERVRAIILENLPEGYEESMNWGMIVYEVPLAIQPKTYNGQPLMLAALASQKNHMAVYLCGLYCGVPGVKESFERRYRENELKLDMGAACVRFKSLDKLDLDAVAEAIRSVPVTDFVKASARKRGT